A part of Aegilops tauschii subsp. strangulata cultivar AL8/78 chromosome 2, Aet v6.0, whole genome shotgun sequence genomic DNA contains:
- the LOC109762318 gene encoding polyphenol oxidase I, chloroplastic: MESTRVLPSANHRMPCSLQTFPRRNVLRALHRRKDARQPRRISISCEATGGGRVDRREVLLGLGGAAAAGLATDQGRGAIAAPIQAPDLRNCQTPDLPNTPPDTNCCPTPGTGITDFELPPASSPLRVRPAAHLVDAEYLAKYERAVALMKQLPADDPRSFEQQWHVHCAYCDAAFDQVGFPDLEIQVHNCWLFFPWHRFYVYFHERILGKLIGDDTFALPFWNWDAPAGMTLPAIYANRSSPLYDERRDPAHQPPVLIDLDSSGTDANIPRDQQIDQNLKIMYRQMISDAKKTLLFLGQPYRAGDQPDPGAGSLENVPHGTVHVWTGDPAQPNLEDMGNFFSAARDPIFFAHHGNIDRLWHVWRRLRPSNTDFTDPDWLDAAFLFYDEEARPVRVRVRDCLDPAALRYTYQDVGLPWLNARPAKASGGTPAPATTGTLPATLDRTIRVTVTRPRVSRSRREKEEEEEVLVVEGIEIADHFNKFVKFDVLVNEPEGGVGSTPATATGYCAGSFAHTPHMVRPEEMRKGPVKTVARFGVCDLMDDIGADDDQTVVVSLVPRCGGELVTVGGVSISYLK, from the exons ATGGAGAGCACTCGCGTGCTACCGAGTGCCAACCATCGCATGCCATGCAGCCTCCAAACCTTTCCGCGACGCAACGTTCTCCGTGCCCTTCACCGCCGCAAGGACGCAAGGCAGCCACGTCGTATCTCAATCTCATGCGAGGCGACCGGCGGCGGTCGCGTCGACCGCCGTGAGGTGCTCCTCGGCCTCGGCGGCGCCGCAGCTGCGGGGCTGGCCACGGACCAAGGTCGAGGAGCGATCGCCGCGCCCATCCAGGCCCCGGACCTCCGCAACTGCCAAACGCCCGACctcccgaacacgccgccggacACCAACTGCTGCCCGACGCCCGGCACCGGCATCACCGACTTTGAGCTGCCGCCCGCTTCCTCGCCGCTCCGCGTGCGTCCGGCAGCGCACCTGGTGGACGCGGAGTACCTGGCCAAGTACGAGAGGGCCGTGGCGCTCATGAAGCAGCTGCCCGCCGATGACCCGCGCAGCTTCGAGCAGCAGTGGCACGTGCACTGCGCCTACTGCGACGCCGCCTTCGACCAGGTCGGGTTCCCGGACCTGGAGATCCAGGTGCACAACTGCTGGCTCTTCTTCCCATGGCACAG GTTCTACGTCTACTTCCACGAGAGGATCCTCGGCAAGCTCATCGGCGACGACACCTTCGCGCTGCCCTTCTGGAACTGGGACGCGCCGGCCGGGATGACGCTGCCGGCGATCTACGCCAACAGGTCGTCGCCGCTCTACGACGAGAGGCGCGACCCCGCCCACCAGCCGCCGGTGCTGATCGACCTTGACTCCAGTGGGACCGACGCCAATATCCCAAGAGACCAGCAGATCGATCAGAACCTCAAGATCATGTACCGCCAG ATGATTTCGGACGCGAAGAAGACGCTGCTGTTCCTGGGACAGCCGTACCGCGCCGGCGACCAGCCGGACCCGGGCGCGGGCTCCCTGGAGAACGTGCCGCACGGCACGGTCCACGTCTGGACTGGCGACCCGGCGCAGCCGAACTTGGAGGACATGGGCAACTTCTTCTCGGCGGCGCGCGACCCCATCTTCTTCGCGCACCACGGCAACATCGACCGCCTGTGGCACGTCTGGCGCCGCCTCCGCCCGAGCAACACCGACTTCACCGACCCCGACTGGCTCGACGCCGCCTTCCTCTTCTACGACGAGGAGGCCCGCCCCGTGCGCGTGCGCGTCCGGGACTGCCTCGACCCGGCCGCACTGCGGTACACGTACCAGGACGTCGGCCTGCCGTGGCTCAACGCCAGGCCGGCCAAGGCGTCCGGCGGGACGCCGGCGCCCGCCACAACCGGTACCCTCCCTGCCACCCTGGACAGGACCATACGGGTGACGGTGACAAGGCCCAGAGTGTCCAGGAGCCGccgggagaaggaggaggaggaggaggtgctgGTCGTGGAGGGGATCGAGATCGCCGACCATTTCAACAAGTTCGTCAAGTTCGACGTGTTGGTGAACGAGCCCGAGGGCGGAGTGGGCAGCAcgccggcgacggcgacggggtaCTGCGCTGGGAGCTTCGCGCATACGCCGCACATGGTCCGGCCCGAGGAGATGAGGAAGGGACCGGTCAAGACGGTGGCGAGGTTCGGCGTGTGCGACCTGATGGACGACATCGGGGCGGACGACGACCAGACGGTGGTGGTGTCGCTCGTACCCAGGTGCGGCGGTGAGCTGGTCACCGTTGGCGGCGTCAGCATCAGCTACCTCAAGTGA